The following coding sequences are from one SAR86 cluster bacterium window:
- the sdhC gene encoding succinate dehydrogenase, cytochrome b556 subunit, protein MSKPPLFLNLLKIRLPITAKASITHRISAIGVFFLLFPFLAALLIATSSQEGFNQIVQLSDLIVIKLAFNLFVAGITYHYVAGIRHLIMDLGYWETLRSGSFSAYGTFLVSGLLIAWFSILIW, encoded by the coding sequence ATGTCCAAACCACCTCTTTTTTTAAACTTACTTAAAATTAGACTGCCAATAACTGCCAAGGCCTCTATTACACATAGAATCTCTGCAATTGGAGTATTTTTTCTTCTTTTTCCCTTCTTAGCAGCCTTGCTTATAGCAACTAGCTCACAGGAAGGCTTTAACCAAATTGTTCAGTTATCAGATTTAATTGTGATAAAACTGGCCTTCAATTTGTTTGTGGCAGGCATTACTTACCACTATGTTGCTGGAATAAGACATTTAATTATGGACCTAGGATACTGGGAGACTTTAAGATCCGGTTCTTTTAGTGCTTATGGAACTTTCTTAGTTAGCGGCTTATTAATTGCTTGGTTTTCAATTTTGATATGGTAA
- the sdhD gene encoding succinate dehydrogenase, hydrophobic membrane anchor protein, with protein sequence MVTKVYTFKRTGIFDYLMVRLSAVIQALYFSVITYYWLMYMPLNYAQLVSFFDILWIKIGTLLVLVSISYHSIKGIHHIIEDYLTVARVGKSSNFLQISVLAFSYLQILGAFVCTIFIIF encoded by the coding sequence ATGGTAACAAAGGTCTATACTTTCAAAAGAACAGGTATTTTTGATTACCTGATGGTAAGACTTTCAGCCGTTATTCAAGCACTATATTTTTCAGTTATAACCTATTATTGGTTGATGTATATGCCTTTAAATTACGCTCAACTGGTAAGTTTTTTTGATATCCTATGGATAAAGATAGGAACTTTATTGGTTTTAGTTTCGATTTCTTACCATTCTATAAAAGGTATTCATCATATTATTGAAGATTATCTAACTGTAGCTAGAGTAGGAAAATCTTCTAATTTTCTTCAGATTTCAGTTTTAGCCTTTAGTTATCTGCAAATCTTAGGAGCCTTTGTTTGTACTATTTTTATAATATTTTAG
- a CDS encoding tetratricopeptide repeat protein has protein sequence MNSFNLESILLFLKNNYFYFLIGFLLLAVIFGSFFVYKTNERNKIYESQEVYEEYLEEINSFEEIDIEALENLSYKLKDIYDESAYSLMADFYLVKIYFENGEEEKALNTILELNSTLERENSSKSFLRDLSRIRLASIYINFDRFDEAREVLIRNFDYYDSLRLEKLGDLEKEDLNPKKAEDYYNKAIELSDNQTQINLLNFKLSSLASSSNVN, from the coding sequence ATGAATAGTTTTAACTTAGAAAGCATCCTTTTATTCTTAAAAAATAATTATTTTTATTTTTTAATAGGTTTTCTTTTACTAGCCGTTATTTTTGGATCCTTTTTTGTATATAAAACTAATGAAAGAAATAAGATTTATGAATCTCAAGAAGTTTATGAAGAATATTTGGAGGAAATTAATTCTTTTGAGGAAATTGATATCGAAGCTTTAGAAAATTTGTCATATAAATTAAAAGATATATATGACGAATCAGCTTATTCCTTAATGGCTGATTTTTATTTAGTGAAAATTTATTTTGAAAATGGAGAAGAAGAAAAAGCTTTGAATACAATTCTGGAACTAAATTCTACTCTTGAACGAGAAAATTCGTCTAAGTCTTTTTTAAGAGACTTATCTAGAATTAGATTAGCTTCGATTTATATAAATTTCGATAGGTTTGATGAAGCAAGAGAGGTTTTAATTAGAAATTTTGATTATTATGATTCTTTAAGATTAGAAAAATTGGGTGACTTAGAAAAAGAAGATTTGAACCCCAAGAAGGCCGAGGACTACTATAATAAGGCCATCGAACTTTCAGATAATCAAACGCAAATAAATTTATTAAATTTTAAATTGTCCAGTTTGGCATCATCTAGCAATGTTAATTAG
- the der gene encoding ribosome biogenesis GTPase Der, whose amino-acid sequence MGPLVAIIGRPNVGKSTLFNSLIGENLSLVADFPGLTRDRKYGSTNIQNSSYIFIDTAGISNTDDDFEKLILLETNKAIQEADGFLFLVDATSPLSALDEEINKILRKSGKNYLLCINKSDKKNSKLNLQDYYELGVEHSLPISAKNKNGLSELKNKIKKIFLSDYSPDLEKSKEVNKYNISILGKPNAGKSTFFNTVLKDKRAIVSNVPGTTVDSISENLIFKQESLLLTDTAGLRKKGKIKKDNEVYSSKKAISSIRSSDAIIYLIDGRELVTDQDLHLLSLIISSGKPLIIGINKSETLSNYEKSLLRRNLNKKLNFLSHIEVDYISALKGIGTSNILTKLLKTIKKSRKEFNLKHLNLLIEEAQKLNPPSMIGRFRPIIKFVSLGNSLPPTFIFHGNKLEGINKNYEKFLENFLRKKLKLQGIPIKFVYKTNVNPFKDKKNQLTKRQYAKRKRVRSH is encoded by the coding sequence ATGGGACCTTTAGTTGCAATCATCGGAAGACCTAATGTAGGTAAATCAACATTATTCAACTCTCTTATTGGCGAAAATTTATCCTTGGTTGCCGATTTTCCTGGTCTGACAAGAGATAGAAAATACGGTTCAACCAATATACAAAATTCATCTTATATTTTTATAGACACTGCGGGTATTAGTAATACAGATGACGATTTTGAAAAACTGATTCTTTTAGAAACAAATAAAGCAATACAAGAAGCTGATGGATTTTTATTTTTAGTCGATGCAACTTCTCCGTTGAGCGCTCTAGATGAAGAAATAAACAAAATCCTTCGCAAATCAGGTAAAAACTATCTCCTTTGTATCAACAAATCAGACAAAAAAAACTCAAAACTAAACCTTCAAGACTATTATGAACTTGGTGTAGAACATTCTTTGCCCATTTCTGCAAAAAACAAAAATGGATTATCCGAGTTGAAAAATAAAATTAAGAAGATTTTCCTCTCAGATTATTCACCAGATCTTGAAAAATCAAAGGAAGTAAATAAGTACAATATTTCAATTTTGGGGAAACCGAACGCAGGAAAATCTACTTTTTTTAATACAGTTTTAAAAGATAAAAGAGCAATAGTTTCAAACGTTCCTGGTACAACTGTAGATTCTATTTCTGAAAATTTAATTTTTAAACAAGAATCTTTACTTTTAACAGACACAGCTGGGTTGAGGAAAAAAGGAAAAATTAAAAAAGATAACGAAGTATATTCTTCTAAGAAAGCCATAAGTTCAATAAGGAGCTCAGACGCAATTATCTACCTAATAGACGGAAGAGAATTAGTAACTGATCAAGATCTCCATTTATTATCTTTAATTATTTCTTCCGGCAAACCCTTAATTATTGGTATAAATAAATCTGAAACTTTGAGTAATTATGAAAAATCGCTTTTAAGAAGAAATCTTAATAAAAAATTAAATTTTTTAAGTCACATTGAGGTTGATTATATTTCTGCTTTGAAAGGAATTGGAACGAGTAATATTCTTACAAAGCTTCTAAAAACCATCAAAAAAAGTAGAAAAGAATTCAATCTTAAACATTTAAATCTTCTTATAGAGGAAGCCCAAAAACTCAATCCACCTTCTATGATAGGTAGGTTTAGACCAATTATAAAATTTGTAAGTTTAGGCAATTCTCTTCCGCCAACCTTCATTTTTCATGGAAACAAACTTGAGGGTATAAATAAAAATTATGAAAAGTTTTTAGAAAATTTTCTGAGAAAAAAGTTAAAGCTTCAAGGCATTCCTATCAAATTTGTTTACAAAACTAACGTTAATCCTTTTAAAGATAAAAAAAATCAACTTACAAAAAGGCAATATGCTAAGAGAAAAAGGGTCAGAAGCCATTGA
- a CDS encoding succinate dehydrogenase iron-sulfur subunit, with translation MNSIAAEQLKTLKISIYRYDPDVGNKPYMQSLDIDIPKDKDIMVLDALQIAKEVDPTISFRRSCREGVCGSDGMNINGKNGLGCITPLSEAVKGNKLELRPLPGLPVVKDLIVDMTQFVDQYKKIQPYLITEKANDGKEIPQTIEDRDKLDGLYECIMCGCCSTACPSFWWNPDKFLGPAALLQAYRFISDSRDVATEERLDQLEDAFSVFRCHGIMNCVSVCPKGLNPNKAINEIKKMLIKRAV, from the coding sequence ATGAATTCTATTGCCGCAGAACAATTAAAAACTCTGAAAATAAGTATTTATAGGTATGACCCTGATGTGGGCAACAAACCTTATATGCAGTCCCTTGATATCGATATCCCCAAGGATAAAGACATTATGGTTTTAGACGCTCTTCAAATTGCTAAAGAGGTTGATCCAACAATTTCTTTTAGAAGATCTTGTAGAGAAGGTGTATGTGGTTCAGATGGAATGAACATTAACGGAAAAAATGGTTTAGGATGCATCACTCCACTATCAGAAGCAGTTAAAGGAAACAAATTGGAACTTAGACCACTTCCAGGACTGCCAGTTGTTAAAGATTTAATTGTTGATATGACTCAATTTGTCGATCAATACAAAAAAATTCAGCCTTATTTAATCACTGAAAAAGCAAATGATGGAAAAGAGATTCCACAAACTATCGAGGATAGAGATAAATTGGATGGTTTGTATGAATGTATAATGTGCGGTTGTTGCTCGACTGCCTGTCCTTCTTTTTGGTGGAACCCTGATAAATTTTTGGGTCCAGCTGCACTTCTTCAAGCATACAGATTTATTTCAGATAGCAGAGATGTTGCGACTGAGGAGAGATTAGACCAATTGGAAGATGCTTTCAGTGTTTTTAGATGTCATGGAATAATGAATTGTGTATCAGTTTGTCCTAAGGGGTTAAACCCAAACAAAGCGATAAACGAGATAAAAAAAATGCTCATTAAGAGAGCGGTATAA
- the sucD gene encoding succinate--CoA ligase subunit alpha → MSILINKNTIAICQGFTGSQATLHCSQSIEYGTKIVGGVTPGKAGQIHLDRPVFENASEAIESTGADTSIIFVPAPYCKDSINDALDSGLKLVIVITEGIPTLDMLYLKAKADEMGVKIIGPNCPGVITPGEAKLGIMPVEIHKKGKVGIVSRSGTLTYEAVDQTTEIGLGQSSCVGIGGDPIPGSSFIDILKMFEEDSQTEGIVMVGEIGGTAEEEAAEYIQEKINKPVVSYIAGVSAPTGKRMGHAGAIISGGKGTAIDKFKALELAGVRIVKSPAEIGKAIFEEINS, encoded by the coding sequence ATGAGTATCCTTATTAACAAAAATACAATTGCTATTTGTCAGGGTTTTACTGGTTCTCAAGCTACGTTGCATTGTTCTCAATCAATTGAATATGGAACTAAAATTGTTGGTGGAGTGACTCCAGGAAAGGCAGGGCAAATACATCTTGACCGCCCCGTATTTGAAAATGCCTCAGAGGCAATTGAAAGCACAGGTGCAGATACTTCGATAATATTTGTACCAGCTCCATATTGTAAAGATTCAATAAATGATGCCTTAGACTCTGGTTTAAAGTTAGTCATTGTAATCACCGAAGGAATTCCAACACTTGATATGCTGTATTTAAAAGCAAAGGCAGATGAAATGGGAGTCAAGATTATTGGTCCAAATTGTCCTGGGGTAATAACCCCGGGAGAAGCAAAATTGGGGATAATGCCTGTGGAAATTCACAAGAAAGGAAAAGTAGGAATTGTTTCTAGGTCAGGGACCCTTACTTATGAAGCAGTAGATCAAACAACCGAAATTGGATTAGGTCAATCAAGTTGTGTGGGTATAGGAGGAGATCCAATTCCAGGATCGAGCTTTATAGACATCTTAAAAATGTTTGAAGAAGATTCGCAAACAGAAGGGATTGTTATGGTTGGTGAAATAGGAGGAACAGCAGAAGAAGAAGCAGCTGAATATATCCAAGAAAAAATTAATAAACCAGTAGTATCTTATATTGCAGGTGTAAGCGCGCCTACAGGAAAAAGAATGGGGCACGCAGGAGCAATCATTTCGGGTGGCAAAGGAACAGCAATCGATAAATTTAAAGCTTTGGAGCTTGCCGGAGTAAGAATTGTAAAAAGCCCAGCTGAAATAGGTAAAGCTATTTTTGAGGAAATAAACTCTTAA
- the bamB gene encoding outer membrane protein assembly factor BamB — MLIRFIKLSFFCFVLIFLISCQSDDEIVEKPAELLRIDSKIDLDQKWSKKVFSDISLGRQEIVVDSDGIFSFSSNGRVNSFSHLGKSNWETDLKINLSAGIGKSFGSLFVTTLDGGVYSLNSDNGNLEWSSSVDGEILSVPSSNGDIVAVQTTNGKVTALNLRDGNFRWEYVSVLPSLSLRGTSTPVFDNSDLYVGFANGNLAKIEPRSGVVQWEVPITISKGASEIERLIDVDSRPSISSGIAFAVSYQGDISAINVRSGGVIWRENISSTKNILESNRNVFLVDEDSEVKAFSGLTGISLWKSKDYRKRDLTAPVKIGNYLVVGDFEGYLHFLNIENGKTEGRFRAGRSQIVELKVFENTLASLDNAGRLTYLEVN, encoded by the coding sequence ATGTTAATTAGATTTATAAAGTTATCTTTTTTTTGTTTCGTACTAATTTTTTTAATTAGCTGTCAGTCAGATGATGAAATAGTAGAAAAGCCAGCAGAACTGTTAAGGATAGATTCTAAAATAGATTTAGATCAAAAATGGTCTAAAAAAGTATTTTCAGATATTTCTCTAGGAAGACAAGAAATAGTAGTCGATTCAGATGGAATTTTTTCTTTTTCATCAAATGGTCGGGTAAATTCTTTTTCTCATCTTGGAAAGTCAAATTGGGAGACCGATTTAAAGATAAATCTATCTGCAGGGATAGGAAAAAGTTTTGGGTCCTTATTTGTTACAACTTTAGATGGCGGGGTTTATTCCTTGAACAGCGATAATGGAAATTTAGAATGGTCATCATCTGTGGATGGAGAGATTTTATCAGTTCCTAGTTCTAATGGAGACATAGTAGCGGTTCAAACAACCAATGGGAAGGTAACTGCATTGAATTTAAGAGACGGAAATTTTAGATGGGAATATGTAAGTGTTTTGCCTAGTTTATCTTTGAGAGGAACAAGTACTCCTGTATTTGATAACTCGGATCTATATGTCGGATTTGCCAATGGAAATTTGGCCAAGATAGAGCCACGGTCAGGGGTAGTTCAATGGGAGGTACCAATAACTATTTCTAAAGGTGCCTCGGAAATAGAAAGGTTAATTGATGTTGATTCAAGGCCCTCAATATCTTCAGGAATAGCTTTTGCTGTAAGTTATCAAGGAGATATTTCAGCAATAAATGTAAGAAGTGGGGGAGTTATATGGAGAGAAAATATTTCTTCGACCAAAAATATCTTGGAATCTAATAGAAACGTATTTCTTGTAGATGAAGATAGTGAAGTAAAAGCCTTTTCAGGGTTAACTGGAATAAGTCTCTGGAAGTCAAAAGATTATCGCAAAAGAGATTTAACCGCTCCCGTTAAGATTGGCAATTACTTAGTGGTTGGAGACTTTGAAGGTTATTTGCACTTTTTAAATATTGAAAACGGTAAAACTGAGGGAAGATTCAGAGCAGGAAGATCTCAAATTGTTGAGCTCAAGGTTTTCGAAAATACTTTAGCGAGTCTAGACAACGCAGGTAGATTGACTTACCTTGAGGTAAATTAA
- the sdhA gene encoding succinate dehydrogenase flavoprotein subunit yields the protein MNGKGYLEASSLPVKEFDGIIVGGGGSGLMAGLQLAQSGMNTAVVSKVFPTRSHTVSAQGGITCAIASADPNDDWRWHMYDTVKGSDFIGDQDSIEYMCQEGPATVFELENMGLPFSRTEEGKIYQRAFGGQSKDYGKGGQAERTCAAADRTGHALLHTLYQANIKAGTNFLSEWFAVDLVLNDSKQVTGVIAFEIESGEAYFLKAKATVLATGGAGRIYKSTTNALINTGDGTGMALRAGLAVQDMEMWQFHPTGIHGAGTLVTEGCRGEGGYLINKDGERFMERYAPNAKDLASRDVVARSMMLEIIEGRGCGPEKDHCFLKLDHLGAELLHKRLPGITELSKTFAHVDPADHPIPVVPTCHYAMGGIPTNVHGQVLTQQADGSDKVVEGLYAAGEAACVSVHGGNRLGGNSLLDLVVFGRSAGLHIEDSFKQGIGIAEPSSENINESLKNINRVNSSLEGENSPKIKKDLQEVMQMSFGVFRSEENMKQGIEEINTIRERSEGLHLADKSSKFNTARVEALELLNLLEVAEATAICAYERKESRGAHSRDDYPERDDENWLKHSIYFKGSKEVSKRDVNFRPKIVQAFQPFTRTY from the coding sequence ATGAATGGAAAAGGATATTTAGAAGCGTCAAGTCTTCCCGTCAAAGAATTCGATGGAATAATTGTCGGCGGTGGGGGTTCGGGACTTATGGCAGGTCTACAATTGGCTCAATCCGGCATGAATACCGCTGTTGTTTCCAAAGTATTTCCTACTAGATCGCACACAGTTTCTGCTCAAGGAGGTATAACATGTGCCATTGCAAGTGCTGATCCCAACGATGATTGGAGATGGCATATGTACGATACAGTTAAAGGTTCAGATTTTATTGGAGACCAAGATTCTATTGAATATATGTGCCAAGAAGGTCCTGCTACGGTTTTCGAACTCGAAAATATGGGGCTACCATTTTCAAGAACAGAAGAAGGAAAAATTTATCAAAGAGCTTTCGGGGGACAATCGAAAGATTATGGAAAAGGCGGGCAAGCAGAAAGAACTTGTGCGGCTGCTGATAGAACTGGCCATGCTCTTTTGCACACTCTATATCAAGCTAATATTAAGGCTGGAACTAATTTCTTAAGCGAGTGGTTTGCCGTTGATTTAGTCCTCAATGACTCAAAACAGGTCACAGGTGTTATCGCGTTTGAGATCGAATCTGGGGAGGCTTACTTTTTAAAAGCTAAAGCTACAGTTTTAGCAACTGGCGGAGCTGGAAGAATCTATAAATCTACAACTAACGCACTTATTAATACCGGAGATGGCACAGGAATGGCTTTAAGGGCAGGTTTAGCTGTTCAAGATATGGAAATGTGGCAGTTTCATCCAACTGGAATACATGGTGCAGGAACGCTTGTTACGGAAGGATGTAGAGGAGAAGGGGGATATTTGATAAACAAAGATGGTGAAAGGTTTATGGAACGTTATGCTCCTAACGCAAAAGACTTAGCTAGTAGAGATGTTGTTGCTAGATCAATGATGCTAGAAATTATCGAAGGGAGAGGTTGTGGACCTGAAAAAGATCACTGTTTTTTAAAACTTGATCACTTGGGAGCCGAATTACTTCACAAAAGACTTCCTGGTATAACAGAACTTTCAAAAACCTTTGCTCACGTTGACCCAGCAGACCATCCTATACCCGTAGTTCCTACTTGCCATTATGCAATGGGAGGAATTCCTACTAATGTACATGGTCAAGTTTTAACTCAACAAGCCGATGGTTCAGACAAAGTGGTTGAAGGACTTTATGCTGCTGGAGAAGCGGCTTGTGTTTCTGTTCATGGAGGAAATAGGCTGGGAGGAAATTCACTTTTGGATCTTGTTGTGTTTGGAAGATCGGCAGGACTACATATTGAAGATTCCTTTAAACAGGGAATTGGAATAGCCGAGCCTAGCAGCGAAAACATAAATGAATCTTTAAAAAATATCAATCGTGTCAATTCTAGTCTCGAAGGAGAAAACTCACCAAAAATTAAAAAAGATCTTCAAGAAGTTATGCAAATGAGTTTTGGTGTATTTAGAAGTGAAGAAAATATGAAGCAAGGGATTGAAGAAATAAATACGATTCGCGAAAGATCAGAAGGTCTCCATCTTGCAGACAAATCATCTAAATTTAATACTGCAAGGGTAGAGGCTTTAGAGCTTTTAAATCTTCTCGAAGTTGCGGAGGCTACTGCAATTTGTGCCTACGAAAGAAAAGAAAGCAGAGGAGCTCACTCCAGAGACGACTATCCAGAAAGAGATGACGAAAACTGGCTGAAACATTCTATTTATTTTAAAGGTTCAAAGGAAGTTTCTAAGAGAGACGTAAATTTTAGACCAAAGATTGTTCAAGCCTTTCAACCCTTTACCCGAACTTACTAA
- the sucC gene encoding ADP-forming succinate--CoA ligase subunit beta: protein MNLHEYQAKSLFKSYSLPVSKSELIFSIDDIEQATTNLKVKEYVVKAQVHAGGRGKAGGVLLTKSPEEIREFCKKWLGKNLVTYQTDAKGQPVSCILLEECTDIEKELYLGLVIDRTTRSIALIASPEGGVDIETVATNSPEKIFKVFLNSSNQIKEEDVDSLSMGLNLNNSQKSDFSLMLKNLINLFTEKDFSLIEINPLVIDKEGKLKCLDGKINVDSNALYRQDLIKKMRDESQEDILELEASKWGLNYVTLDGSVGCMVNGAGLAMGTMDIIKLAGGFPANFLDVGGAVNKESVTEAFKIIISDSKVKSILINVFGGIVRCDVVAEGIISAIKDVGIKIPVVVRLKGNNSEIAKSLLEKSKLNVFTELDLSKAAKKAVELSK from the coding sequence TTGAATTTACACGAATATCAAGCAAAGTCTTTATTTAAAAGTTACAGTCTTCCAGTTTCAAAATCAGAATTGATTTTTTCGATTGATGATATTGAACAAGCCACTACAAACTTAAAAGTAAAAGAATATGTTGTAAAAGCTCAAGTTCATGCTGGAGGTAGAGGGAAAGCAGGAGGGGTTTTGCTTACCAAATCACCCGAAGAAATAAGAGAGTTTTGTAAAAAATGGTTAGGAAAAAATCTAGTAACTTATCAAACTGATGCTAAAGGACAACCAGTTTCTTGCATTCTTTTAGAAGAATGTACCGATATAGAAAAAGAGCTTTATTTAGGATTAGTGATTGATAGAACGACAAGATCTATTGCTTTGATCGCGTCACCTGAAGGAGGAGTAGATATTGAAACAGTTGCAACAAACAGCCCTGAAAAAATATTTAAAGTTTTCTTAAACTCATCTAACCAAATTAAAGAGGAAGATGTTGATTCGCTCTCTATGGGGTTAAATTTAAATAACTCTCAAAAATCAGATTTTAGTTTAATGTTAAAAAACCTTATCAATCTATTTACTGAAAAAGATTTTTCTTTAATTGAAATTAATCCGTTGGTCATAGATAAAGAAGGAAAGCTAAAGTGTTTGGATGGAAAAATTAATGTAGATAGCAATGCACTTTACAGACAAGATTTGATAAAAAAAATGAGAGATGAGTCCCAAGAAGATATTCTGGAGTTAGAGGCTTCCAAGTGGGGATTAAATTATGTAACTTTGGATGGAAGTGTTGGATGTATGGTCAATGGAGCAGGGCTGGCAATGGGCACAATGGACATTATTAAATTAGCAGGAGGATTTCCAGCAAATTTTCTTGATGTAGGCGGGGCTGTGAATAAAGAAAGTGTAACTGAGGCCTTCAAAATAATCATTTCAGACTCAAAAGTTAAATCAATTTTGATTAATGTTTTTGGCGGAATTGTGAGATGTGATGTCGTTGCAGAAGGAATAATTTCCGCTATTAAAGATGTTGGTATCAAGATACCAGTTGTTGTTCGTTTAAAAGGTAATAACTCAGAAATTGCAAAGAGCCTTCTCGAGAAGAGCAAATTGAATGTCTTCACAGAATTAGATTTATCTAAAGCAGCAAAAAAAGCTGTGGAACTATCTAAATGA
- a CDS encoding NADP-dependent oxidoreductase: protein MINKQFNLAKRPNGMPEDDCWELQENEIPDLLENQILIEVNYLSVDPYMRGRMNDMKSYAEPVKIGGIMVGESVGKVIQSRSEKYNIGDFVTAHLGWQTHIVADDNSLFVRRIYPDLAPIQAFLGVAGMPGRTAYFGLLDVGKLKPEDTVVVSAASGAVGSVVGQLAKLKGCKTIGIAGGKEKCSFVKDEMGLDHAIDYKSGDLEKSLNDACPNGIDIYFENVGGEVSNAVAPLINHGARVPICGYISAYNSFNPDMDSRDDLPETPFDVFGSLDPVPEHRFFVVTEFMDKWDMATKELTEWIRKGEIKYKESVLEGFENMPQGLRNVLSGKNFGKQLIKV from the coding sequence ATGATCAATAAACAGTTTAATTTAGCGAAAAGACCAAATGGAATGCCTGAAGATGATTGTTGGGAGCTGCAAGAAAATGAAATACCTGATTTACTTGAAAATCAAATATTAATTGAAGTTAATTACCTTTCTGTTGATCCTTACATGAGAGGGCGCATGAACGATATGAAATCATATGCCGAGCCAGTAAAGATAGGTGGCATTATGGTTGGAGAAAGTGTCGGAAAAGTTATTCAATCTAGATCTGAAAAATACAATATTGGAGATTTCGTAACTGCTCATTTAGGATGGCAAACACATATAGTTGCTGACGATAACAGTTTATTTGTTAGAAGAATTTATCCTGATCTTGCACCAATACAGGCATTTCTTGGAGTAGCTGGAATGCCTGGTAGAACGGCGTATTTTGGTTTATTAGATGTAGGAAAATTAAAACCTGAAGATACCGTAGTCGTTTCAGCGGCATCTGGAGCTGTAGGCTCAGTAGTGGGTCAGCTTGCTAAATTAAAAGGATGTAAAACAATAGGAATCGCTGGAGGCAAAGAAAAGTGTTCATTTGTTAAAGACGAAATGGGATTAGATCATGCTATCGATTATAAATCTGGAGATCTTGAAAAGAGTCTTAACGATGCTTGTCCAAATGGTATAGACATCTATTTCGAAAATGTTGGTGGTGAGGTCTCGAACGCAGTAGCGCCTTTAATTAACCATGGAGCTAGAGTTCCTATTTGTGGTTATATTTCTGCTTATAATTCTTTTAATCCTGATATGGATAGCAGAGATGACCTTCCTGAAACCCCCTTTGATGTTTTTGGTTCTTTAGATCCAGTTCCAGAGCACAGATTTTTTGTAGTGACTGAATTTATGGACAAATGGGATATGGCTACCAAAGAACTTACAGAATGGATTAGAAAAGGCGAAATAAAATATAAAGAGTCTGTTTTAGAAGGATTTGAAAATATGCCTCAAGGTTTGAGAAACGTGCTCTCGGGTAAAAATTTTGGAAAACAGTTAATTAAGGTTTAG